A stretch of DNA from Nitrospira sp. KM1:
CCCTCTGCCGAATCGGTAATCAGAAATCGTCCAAGGAGAAACGTGGCTGAGGGAGGAGAGAGCCGCCCGCTTGGCGACGGGCGGCTCTGTGTTCGACTACTGTGCTTTGCGGAGATCGACGACGCTGCCTTCTTCGTTCAATTCCACGACGATGTACGATCCTTCCTTGATCGGCTTGGTCTTGACCTCCATGCGCTCAAGCGGGAAAACCTTTTCGCCTTCCGGGGTCTGCAACTTGATTTCCTTTTTGGTCTTCCCGGCATAGATCAATTTCCCGAAGATGAGGCGATGCGCTCCCTGCGTGTGCTTTGCAGTTCCGTGGTGATCGATGACCATATTCTCTTCATTGATCCAGAGCGACACCTCGTCTCCAACTGCGGCGTCTTTGGGAGCCGTCTTCGCGCTGATCGTGTATTGTCCCGCCGGCGTCTTCACGAAAATCAGCCCGGATTGAATCTTCGCTACCGTCCCGTTGACTTGAAGGATGTGGCCGGGCTTGGTGCGGGGATGGGAACCAATGGTCATCTCGACGGTGAAGCGATGCACATCGATGACTTTGCCCGCTTCGTTCAATTCGATCGTGACGGGCGTACCTTCCTGAATCGACGAGAGCTGAGAGCGTCCCGTCTGTACATCGAATGCCTTCTCTCCCTCCGGCGTCCACAGTTTGATCTCCTTCCTGTCTTCGGAGGTATAGGTCAAATTGCCGGAGACGAATCGGTGCGCGTGCGCCTTGTCGCCTTTCCGGTGCACGTCGATCACGGCATTGTTCTCGTTGACCTGCATATCGACCTCTTCCCCCACCGTAAGATTCTTTGGAGTCAGGGTCGACGCAATCGTCATGGTGCCCCACGAAGTCTTGACCGTCGTCTGGCCGGACTTCACTTTGGTAACCACTCCGCTCACTCTCAAGTGTGTCGATTTGTGCGCGGCGCTTCCTCCCTCGTCGGCGAACACTCCCGGAACCGACCAGTTGAGCATCAGAGCGATGGATCCGAGAACCAGTAACTTACGCATCATGCAATCTCCTTTGCGACGAGTGACCATACACTTCTGCATCGGGAAGGAGACATATAGTTAAAACCACAGAGAAAAGCAACCAGGCCGTTTGCGGGAATGCAGGCACCCCGCGCTTCTCAATGGGTGAACCCTCGGCAGGTCCTAGTGACGAGAAAAGAGTCTCTTGTGTAAGGGCAGTTCGGTTGGCATACTCAAATTCATCACACAAATGAAAATTTCGGCAGGATGGGATGATCATCCTGTCGCAACGGGAGGGAGCCCATGAGCTATGGAAAGACCGATGTGAAGGCGACGGGGGAGGCATTTCTCGGCGAGGTGGCGAGCGTCATTGCCGGATTGAGGGCCGCGACGCAGGTCATGCGTGAACGGACACGATATGGGGGCAGAATGCCGGTTATTGAGGAACGAGATACTTCCGCCACGGCACTGGTGGCCCTGTTGAGCGGCGCGGCCGTTGGAGCAGTGGCGGCCTTATTGTTGGCCCCGCAGTCCGGAGAGAGATCCCGCAACCAGCTTCGTCGATACGCCAGGCGGGCGCAAAGAAACATTCGGGACATGGCGGATCGGGCTGGGGACGCATTTGATGAGATGCTGGAAGACGGCAAGCAATACGTTGAGTCCAAGAAAGCCGTCTTGCGCGAAAGTATCGACAGCGGGCTCGAATCCGTGCAGCACGAACGGGGACGGTCTCGTCAGGAATAGGTCATCAGTTCGACATTGCAGAGGCTCAGGGCTTCCCTTTCGATCGCCGGATGCGGTCCGGTGGCAGGTGTCGGAGGATGGTCCCTGTGGAGAGGGGCTCTCCTTGCCGATGACGTCATTGATATGCGATCTCGCGCTCGACCTGTTCCACGTCATCCTCAATCGGCTGTCCGTTCGCATCGACAGGATTCAGGACGCGCCTGATGGTGCGTGTGGTCCAGTTGCCGCGTAAGTCATAGTCGTACGAGATCAGCTCCGTTTTGTTGAGGGAAGGATTCTCAGCGTCTTTCTGCGTGATCTCAGCGGCAAGTCCTCTCTCATCGTACCGAATTCGCATGGTGCGCACTTCACCGCCACTCGGTGGACCTGACCGAACCGTCACGACCCGTCCGGCAGTATCGTACTCATAAGACGATGCGGCGAAGGGAAGCCCATTTCGTTCAGTCATGGTTCGTGCCAGCGTTCCGTCGGCTGCATAAGAAAAATAGCGCCGTAAAAGACGCCGACTTTCAAATCGGGTCTCTTCGACCAGCCGTCCGATCGAGTCATAGGCGTAGAGCACGAGGGAGGAAAACGTGCGGCAGGCATGGTAGGCCGCCTCGGCCGCAGTACGCCCCTCTTTGCTGTATGACAGAAGTCTGATCGGGACCGGTCCGAGATCGGGATCCGTCAGCCACTCTCCCAACAGTCGGCCCGTTCTTTCATACCGATACACATAGCGTTCGGGCGGGTCGTCCGGGGCACCATGGCGATTCCAGACCGACCGGCTCGTCACGGTCCCTGAGTCTGAATAACTCAATGACGCGCGCACATCCGCGGCGGTGATCGTGAGCATCTGTGCGGGTCCTGAGATGCCTTCCACGTTCAAGCCGGGAACCGCGGGAAGAAAATCGGTGGCAGAATTCGCAAAGATCTCCGTTGGGTTGCAGAGCCACCCCAACATGAGCAGGAACATGAGCAAGACGGCAAGGGGTGACCGGTTTTGGAAAAGTTTCATGCTCGGCCGCCGTTCAGACGCTGATTGGAGAAGTGCAGCAATAGGGCGATGGCGATACCAGTCATCGCACCGATGAGATAGCTTAACAGCCGGACAGGAAACCATAGCAAGGCGGCAACCGCCTCCAGGGTGGGAAGTCGTAGCGACTTGAGAAATAAATCCCATCCATTGGCTTGCGCCAGCGGATGAAGCAGCAATGCGGCCAGGCCGGACAGATACCCGAGACCGGTACCCCAGGCGGCCATTGCGAGAAAGGAGCGAGGTCTTTTAAGATACCGTCGTGCAATCCATACGGCGCAGGGTAAGAAAAGTAGGACGAAGAACACTTGGTAGGCAACCACGAACGATCCTCGGAGCCAGAAGCCGGTCCACTCGTGCAACGGTGTGATATATGCGATGGCATGGCTGATTGCCAGTGAAAGACTTCCTGTCACCCACGCTCGTCGAACCTGCCTTGTTTCCATGTCACGCCGATGAGACTGTCTCTTGGTTGTTATAGCAGAATCGAAGGCAATGCATGTCACAGGATGCGACGACGACTGTCGGCCGACCTGACGAGCCATCCATGACGGGGCGAATCGCTCTCGGAGGATTTGTGCTTGTAACGGTGTTCGCGTTCGTATATTTCGACGTCACGACGTACTTGTCGCTGGATGTCATCAAGGCGAATCGAGACCGGCTGCTGGAACTCGCACAGAGTCACTATCTTCTGGCGGTGACGGCCTTCATCGGCCTGTATATCGTTCAAACCGCCTGTTCGCTACCCGGGGCTACCATGATGACACTCCTTGGCGGGTTCCTGTTCGGGGGCTTGCTGGGAACCCTGTTCGTCAATATCGCCGCCACGACCGGCGCAACGCTGGTGTTCCTGGCCGCCCGCTATCTCTTGCAAGACTGGGTGCAGCGAAAATTCGGGCATCGCATGGAGGCGCTGCAGGAGGGATTTAGCAAGAACGCCTTCTCGTACCTGCTGACATTGCGCCTGATCCCGTTGTTTCCGTTCTTTCTTGTGAATCTCTTGTCAGGACTCACGCGCATGTCCACTGCCGCCTACGTTGGGGCGACGGCCCTGGGGATCATTCCCGGAAGTTTCGTCTATGCCTATGCCGGCA
This window harbors:
- a CDS encoding YtxH domain-containing protein gives rise to the protein MSYGKTDVKATGEAFLGEVASVIAGLRAATQVMRERTRYGGRMPVIEERDTSATALVALLSGAAVGAVAALLLAPQSGERSRNQLRRYARRAQRNIRDMADRAGDAFDEMLEDGKQYVESKKAVLRESIDSGLESVQHERGRSRQE
- a CDS encoding TVP38/TMEM64 family protein produces the protein MTGRIALGGFVLVTVFAFVYFDVTTYLSLDVIKANRDRLLELAQSHYLLAVTAFIGLYIVQTACSLPGATMMTLLGGFLFGGLLGTLFVNIAATTGATLVFLAARYLLQDWVQRKFGHRMEALQEGFSKNAFSYLLTLRLIPLFPFFLVNLLSGLTRMSTAAYVGATALGIIPGSFVYAYAGSQLGSINSLSEIASPRVILALTFLGLLTLSSILYRHLTDKR